A segment of the Hallerella succinigenes genome:
AGCCTTGATCTTGATCTTTTCGCCGGTGAGCGGATTGCGGCCCTGACGAGCAGCGCGTTCCTTCACGCTGAAGGTGCCGAAGCCGATCAACTGGACCGGGCCACCCTTCTTGATGCCTTCCGAGATACCGTCGAGAACGGCATTCACTGCAGCAGTAGCAGCCACTTTCGTTTCGATGCCAGCAGCCTTCTGGACGTATTCAACGAGTTCTTGCTTATTCATGGATTTATTTCTCCTTAAGTGTATTTTTGAATTCGATACATTTATTATACTTTTTTTTCTGTGCAAAACAAGAGTTTTTGACAAAATATTTTTCCGTGAGCCCTTATTTTATGGGACTTCTCTCCCTTTGGGAACAACCTCTTCCCGGCGGCGACGGGGGAACAGACGGTGTTCCACATACTGCTGAAAAATCGCTATCACGATGCAGGTGAACGGAATCGCGCACACAAGGCCGATAAAACCTAAGAGTTTGCCCCACACGGAGATAGAAAGCAGTATCAACACCGGCGGAAGGTTCATTTCCGTGCCTACGATCCTCGGGATAATGAGCATATCTTCGACAATCTGGATAATCAAATAGATTGCAGTAATCACCAAGAGCACTTGCCAATACGGCATTCCCGTGTCGAGAGAATAAATGATTCCGAGAAAGGCTGCGATAGGCATACTCGCCGCCTGCAGGTACGGAACCATGTTCAAAATACCGATAAACATCCCAAACGCAATCCCCATCGGAAAGCCGATAACAGCAAAAGAGACCGCATACAGACCGCCCACGATGAAGGCGACAAGGCTCTGGCTGCGGAAATAGGCCTTCATCAAAAGGTTCGTCTTGCGCAAAATATCCGGACGATCATCCGATTCAAGCGGAATCAGAATACGCACCTTACGGGTGATTTTCGGCATATCAAGCATTAAGAAGGTCGTGTACATTGCAATAAAAACAATGCTCACCAAGGTCAACACCACCGTCGCCGTCCCCGAAAGCACGCCCAATGCACCCGGCAAAAGTTTGGCGATCATCGACTGCAAAGTTTCCCAGAAGTCAATGCTCTGCAAAGTATTGACAAGCTCCGTGCCCACCGTCATGTTTTGCAGTTCCGCACGCCAATCCGAAGGGACAATCGAAAGAACCGGTTGCAACCAGGCGCTGTCCGACATAAACTTTTTTACAAGCGTCACGAAACGGCTGCATTCCGCCGTCACCTGCGGAATAAAAATCAGGCAGAAAACGGTAATCGCAAGGCACATCAAGAGCAAGGTCGCAAGAGTCGCCACGATTCTCGCCACCCTTTTAGGCACCGCAGAAAAACGCGGTTTGCGAAGACACAGGCGTACCCAGAATTCGATCTTGTCCACAACCGGGTTCACCACATAGGCGATTAAAAACGCGCCGACAAACGGAGCGAGAACGCCTCTTAAATAATAGACAAGAGCAATCGCACACAGGGCGATGATCAAGATCGTGATGTACTTCAGCTTAAGCCGAGTGCTTGCCGAGACGGTCGTCGCGATTGTTTTTTCGATTTGAGGATCCTTTTCCATAAACTTTTATCGTCCCCCAGATATAAATTCCTGTTACAACAATCAATATACATAGGCTCAATCGGAGAATTTGGTCATTCGTCCCCAAAAACTCCAATTTTTCAATTTCGATTTCAGTCGGAAGCCCCAAAAGAGAGCCCCTTCCCGTTTCCACGGCGACTTGAACCACGTGATCCAAGTGCAAAAGCGAGTCCGGTTCCACCCCGCGGATATCAAACCAAATCTTGTTCGTTCGCGCCTTGGAAAGCCCTTCGCGGTGTTCCGTGTAATGGCGCGTCGCCGGAATGTCGAGGCGCACCGGGCGCAGACTCAAAGCGTCTCCCACCTTGGATGCAACCGGATCCGCCGTGTACAGTACAAGCGCAATGTCGGCGTTTGAGCGGAACGTAATCGCGACCGAGTCCATGTGGGAAAAATCCCGGCCTTCTAACGAAAGCGCTTCGAAGCCTTGGGCAAGCGGAAATTCGATGCCCGCATGCGGGTGATACAGGCCCGAATTCAAAGTCGCCCGCATCGCGATCGCACTGTCGCTTTCAAAAAATTCGGCAGTCGAGAATCCCCCTTCGCGGATGTCGGTATAGATTCGCGGATTTCCCAAGGCTTTGTTCTGAGGCCAAAGGACGAGCGATTCCGTGTGAAAGCGGAAAAAGAACAAAGCGATAGCGAAAAGGCAAAGGAGGTACGCAAGCGTGAAGCGCAAAGAAAGGCTTTTCATTTTTTCTTCAAAAATCCAAAAATGACGATGATGATCGAAAGACACGCGCCGAGGAAAATCGCAAGTTCAAGCGACCCCGTTCCCTTGACCGCAATCTGCGAAATGCGAATGTGCAAAGGTTCGCCACGTTTCACGTTCCATCCCGGCGTAATTTCAAAACGGGCGGCGTGTTCCTTGTGACGCTGTGAAAGATCCTTGGCGGCGCCGGTCTGCTCAAACCAAAATTCCGGAACGTAAAAATCTTCGAAGGGAAGTGTAATCGTATTTTCACCCTTCTCTAACGGAATTTCTTTGAGCATCTGACGGAAGGTGTGCAGGGAATCTTCTTGCGTCACATCCGGATCGAATGTCCACACCTTTGCAATGATTTCCGTTTTCTCTTCTGCAAAGATTTTGAATACGACGGAATCGACAAGACTCCAGTTTTCGTAACGGTTCTTGGCCGTATCTTCCCCGCTAAAGGTCCAAATCAGTCCGCACCATGCGCCTTTGGAAGTGTCCATACCGAGCGTGCAGTGAAAATCCAAAATGGAATCCGAAAACTCCATTTTCGAAATGGAAGACCCCCCATCCGAAAGGTCGTCGTACACCATCAAAGTTTCATGCGCCCGCAACGGGAATATGTCTATCGAAAATTCACGCTTCGGAATAAAAACAAAAGCGATGAACAAGCAGATAATCGCGATGCATAAGATTGCGACGCGTTTTGCCATCGTATCTCCTAGTGTTTTTCGAGGATATCCTTGAACTTCAAATTATACTGCATAAGTTCAAACGCATCTTCTTCCGGATCGCCCGAACCCAAAATTTTGTCCACCATCTTCCCCAGAAACACGATGAAGCCGAAATGTTCCTTCTTTTTTGTGGAAAGGAGCATTCCGTCCGAAGGCGTCCCGACCATGCGACGCAGCAAAACATCCATTGTCGAAGCCGGTAACTGGAACATGCCGCAACACGTGGCAACCTTCCCCGGATTTCCATAATCTGGAAGCTTGCCGTCCACGAGCTTTTCCCCGTGATCAATACAACAGGTATTTTCATCCGGTTCAACCCAATCCGCCTTACGCGCTTCCAAAGTCTGAAGCCAAAGAATACGGGTTTTGTCGAAAATTTCCCTGCGGAACGCCATCGTCTTATCGCTCGGGAAAAAAGTCCCTAGGCAATGCGGACAAATGCGCAAGTCCAAGTGGGAAAGCTCGACTTTTTTTGTTTCGGATTTGCAGAAGGGGCATGTAGAGTTCATCGTCTTTAGAAAATAGTAAATTTTAAGGTATGGCAAAAATTATCCAAGTTACAATCGAAAATTTCCAGACCGAGCTGATGCAAGAGGCAGAAAATCGCCCGGTCGTCCTGACATTTGCCTCTTCCCAGATGCCGGATTGCGCATCTTACAATGCGATTCTTGAGAAACTCTCTTCCGAGCTGGACTTTACGCTCGGCGAAGTCAACCTGGACATTCCGGAAAATATGGCATTTGTCCAGACCTTCCGTCTGCAGTCGCTCCCGTTTGTCGTCGTGCTGCACAATGGCCAAATGGAGGATGCCATTCAGGGAAAGCTTTCGGAAGACGAACTGAAAAAACGCCTTTCCAAGTTCTTCATATCGGACGAAGACCGCGCAAAGCAAGAAGCCGAAGATGCGATTGCAGAAGGCAACTTCGCTGCCGCTAAACCGATTCTCGAAGGGCTCATCGCAAAAACTCCGAACGAAGACCATTTTAAGGTTCTTCTCGCCAAATGCGAACTCGGCATGGGCGATCCCGAAAAGTCCAAGGAAATCCTAAAGCAGATTTCGAACAACAGCGCCGAATATGCAAACGCAAAGTCTCTTCTCGACCTGATGGATCTTCTCGTTGAAGCAGCCAAGACGGATTCTGTCGAAGGCGACGCCAAGGCGTTCCGTGAAGCTTGCAAGGACGCAGAACGCAAAGATTACCGTTCGGCACTCGAAGGTTTTTTCCATTTGGCGCTTTCCAATCCGGACTTTAAAGACGGCGCTGCGAAAAAGTCCATGCTGATCCTTTTCGGCGTACTCGGTCCCAAGGACCCACTGACGTGGGAATACCGCTCCAAGCTGAATACGTTCCTCTTTATTTAATTCTTGGAAGATCATGAAACTGAAACTGATTTCGACTCTTCTATTGGCTTCGGCGACGCTCTTTGCCGCCGAATTCCCGATTCACAAAGAAGTTCTCGACAACGGAATGACCGTACTCCTGTATCCGAACAAGCAGGCGCCTACCGTCAGTTGCAGACTTTTTTATGTGACAGGTTCCATTCACGAAGTTCCGGGAAGCTCGGGCCTTGCCCACATTCTCGAACATGAACTTTTCAAGGGAACAAAGAAGGTCGGCGTCACCGACTTTGCCAAAGACTCCGTGTTGATGGTAAAAGAAGATTCCGTGATGGCACTTTCTCACAAGTCCGCGTTAGCAGGAGATTCCGCCCGTGCGAAAAAGTACCGTGCCGAATACGATTCTCTGGTGAACGTCGAAAGACAGTACATGATCAAAGAAGAAATCTGGTCCGCTTACCAGCAGGCAGGCGGCACCGGACTCAACGCATTTACAACGGACCTTGCAACTGCATACTTTGTAACGCTTCCGAAGAACCGCATCGAGCTTTTCCTTTACCTCGAATCCGACAGAATGCAGAATGCGATTCTGCGCGAATTCTACTCGGAACGCGACGTGGTGCGCGAGGAACGTCGCATGCGTTATGACGACCGCCCCACGGGCCGCTACTTCGAAACGCTGAACGGCATCATCTACGAGGCTTTCCCCTACCGCATCCCGACCATCGGTTGGCCGTCGGACATTATGAACCTGACCCGTGAACAGGCTGCGGAACATTACCGCAAGTATTACAAGCCTCGCAATTCGATTCTCGTTCTCGCCGGCGACTTGGAAATCGAGCCGACGATGCAACTCGTGAAAAAGTACTTTGCCGAAATTCCGGCGGGAGAAGCCTTTGCGCCACTCGTCGTCCGCGACCCGGAACAGGCCGGAGAAAAGCGCCTGAC
Coding sequences within it:
- a CDS encoding HU family DNA-binding protein, coding for MHLRRNKSMNKQELVEYVQKAAGIETKVAATAAVNAVLDGISEGIKKGGPVQLIGFGTFSVKERAARQGRNPLTGEKIKIKATKVVSFKVGAELKATAKKSKAAKK
- a CDS encoding AI-2E family transporter yields the protein MEKDPQIEKTIATTVSASTRLKLKYITILIIALCAIALVYYLRGVLAPFVGAFLIAYVVNPVVDKIEFWVRLCLRKPRFSAVPKRVARIVATLATLLLMCLAITVFCLIFIPQVTAECSRFVTLVKKFMSDSAWLQPVLSIVPSDWRAELQNMTVGTELVNTLQSIDFWETLQSMIAKLLPGALGVLSGTATVVLTLVSIVFIAMYTTFLMLDMPKITRKVRILIPLESDDRPDILRKTNLLMKAYFRSQSLVAFIVGGLYAVSFAVIGFPMGIAFGMFIGILNMVPYLQAASMPIAAFLGIIYSLDTGMPYWQVLLVITAIYLIIQIVEDMLIIPRIVGTEMNLPPVLILLSISVWGKLLGFIGLVCAIPFTCIVIAIFQQYVEHRLFPRRRREEVVPKGREVP
- a CDS encoding zf-TFIIB domain-containing protein; this translates as MNSTCPFCKSETKKVELSHLDLRICPHCLGTFFPSDKTMAFRREIFDKTRILWLQTLEARKADWVEPDENTCCIDHGEKLVDGKLPDYGNPGKVATCCGMFQLPASTMDVLLRRMVGTPSDGMLLSTKKKEHFGFIVFLGKMVDKILGSGDPEEDAFELMQYNLKFKDILEKH
- a CDS encoding tetratricopeptide repeat protein, which gives rise to MAKIIQVTIENFQTELMQEAENRPVVLTFASSQMPDCASYNAILEKLSSELDFTLGEVNLDIPENMAFVQTFRLQSLPFVVVLHNGQMEDAIQGKLSEDELKKRLSKFFISDEDRAKQEAEDAIAEGNFAAAKPILEGLIAKTPNEDHFKVLLAKCELGMGDPEKSKEILKQISNNSAEYANAKSLLDLMDLLVEAAKTDSVEGDAKAFREACKDAERKDYRSALEGFFHLALSNPDFKDGAAKKSMLILFGVLGPKDPLTWEYRSKLNTFLFI
- a CDS encoding M16 family metallopeptidase, with amino-acid sequence MKLKLISTLLLASATLFAAEFPIHKEVLDNGMTVLLYPNKQAPTVSCRLFYVTGSIHEVPGSSGLAHILEHELFKGTKKVGVTDFAKDSVLMVKEDSVMALSHKSALAGDSARAKKYRAEYDSLVNVERQYMIKEEIWSAYQQAGGTGLNAFTTDLATAYFVTLPKNRIELFLYLESDRMQNAILREFYSERDVVREERRMRYDDRPTGRYFETLNGIIYEAFPYRIPTIGWPSDIMNLTREQAAEHYRKYYKPRNSILVLAGDLEIEPTMQLVKKYFAEIPAGEAFAPLVVRDPEQAGEKRLTVYRPDAPHRVDIIFKTPAAGDESLYALDIAEGVLNGRSGRLYKKLVEEKKLAVSVRAGNSINKYMSEFAIHISLRPDANPDSAEAVVWEELEKLKNEPVSERELQKVKNRAMMSLVESFLDMENVATQLAFYEIFGDYRLLLDWPKKLETVTPADVQEAAKKTFKHKGVTVGRLLKGEER